CGATGGATAATGGATTGAAATAGGATGGAACACCCAGTTTCAATAATTTTTCAGTAAAATTAATAAAACAAGGCTTGCCGTTTGATAAGTCTTTGACACCAATATTCAAGAAACTATTCACAATCACATCTGTTGTGGCCTGATCCCCATCAGTATGCTGATAATTATTGACCGAGCTGTTCCTATATAATAATTCATAAGCAACAGTCTTCTCGTTCATATCGAATATAGGCTGCCTGGCAACATAAATATCCATATACAATCCTCCTGGGGACATAGAACAATCTGTAAATATTAAACAATACTATTGTAGGAAAAATATACTATTATTTTACAAGTATTACAATAGCAAATAGTAATTACCATAAATTGCAGGCTTTTTTACATAGAAGTTTATTCTGTGAGGCGTTTAATTTTCTTGCGGATGGACTCTCGTGTCCGTCCAACCATCTCAGAGATTTCGGAAAGTGTTTTTCCGCAGCAGTACCATTCGAGGACCTGCTTTTCTTCGTGCGTGGTCCATGCTTTATAATTCGTGGTTTGCCGTGCAATGGTGCGTTCTTTTGTAACCCATCCTGGTTCAGGCGGCAGTTCATCAGGCTCGAGCTTGGAAAAGTTGATTTTATGCCTGTTTTTTTCTGCCCATATCCAAAATTCATCTATGTTGATAAACGTAAATCTCTTTTTATTCCGGGTAATTCGCTGATGATAGCCCAATTCATGGTTATGAATCCACTGCATAACGGTGTTTCGGTCAACCTTGAGGGTTTTAGCGAGTTCGCCGGCGGTCAGCATTCCTGTGCAGGATTTCGTGTGGGAAAGCCCCATTCTGGTGATTTTCACTTCAAGGGCCGTAATACTTCGATTCAGCTTTCGGGCAATGGAAGTTAATGATTGGCTGCCAACCTGGTCTTTGATCAGTTGTATATCTTTAGGTGAGTATTTCATCTGGATCTCAACCCTTCAATCTAGAATTGCTTTACATTTTTCTTTAGCTAATTAAAGCATATTTTAGCTCTGATAATAATACCCTGGTGTGTAAATTTGATTTTATTCCAATAAAGTTACAAATAACACATTATTACCCAAACGCTTTTTGCAATAAAAAAGGGGAGCAGAGAATACTGATCTGCTGCTCCCTTTCTCAAATATCATGATAATTTAAATAGGCATTTAGATATAAATATAATGCAATGCATTTTCCTAGGTATAATTTCTTAGGAGTTTCACTTCTTAATATAGAACATACGTCTTCTTGTTCAGGCACTGTAAAAACTCACTTATAAAAAAGCAACCTTAATTGGCTGTTTAATACTTTCGATACATACCATGAGAGTTCGGATAAGTATAGTCAAAACCAAATTGTTCATACAGCTTGTTTGCCGGGGCATCCGCAATCAGGCTGACAAAAGAACCGTCATATGTATGTTTATCAAGGTATTCCATAAGCTCCCCCATCACCAGTTTCCCAAGTCCCTTCCCTTGATAGGAAGGCTTAACGGCGATGTCTACTACTTGAAAAAAGGATCCGCCATCCCCTATGATCCGGCCCATTGCCACGATGGTCGATTCATCATAAACCGTGACAGCAAACAATGAATTCTTCAGTCCGATTCGTGCTGCCTCCTGCGATTTCCCGCTCATACCTGCTTCAAGACGTAGATCGATATATTCTGAAGGTCTTGGGGGATTAAAGGAGATATTAAAATCATTCATGCTCTTCAGCTCCTATTTCAATAATAGCGAACAATTCTTCCAGTTCCTCGATGATAAAATCTGCTGCCGCACTGTGCCAATAGTCATCTCGCTTCCATATCCCAATCATTCCGGCCATTTTGGACGCTGCTACATCATTTTCAGGATGGTCGCCTACAAATATACTGTGAGGAGCTGATACAGCAAGATTCTTCATCCCCATCTGGAAGATGCGGGAATCAGGCTTCCTCAATTCCACTTCCTCCGAGACCAGGATGGTATCAAAGTAATCCTCGATTCCCAAAGCTTTTATATTGTCCATCTGGAAGTGGGTTTTGCCATTCGAAATGATGCCCAGTTTGATATCTGATTGCTTTAGTTTCCCGAGAACTTCATGCAGGTTTTGAAAGCCTGTGCATGAATGCTTGAAATTCGTTATATAGTCTTCTAGCAGCTCTTCCCATGTCAGGGCAGTTATGTTCAACTCTTGTAAAAGCTGGCTGTATACTTTGTCCTTCCATACATAACCACGGGCGTCCAGTTCTATGAATCTATTCATGTAATGACGTTTATCTATCAAGTGTAGTTCGCTTTTAAAACGGTCGTACTGATCATTAATAAAATTTTTGAGAGAGGCATCGCGGTCCAGCAAGGTACCATCAAGGTCGAAAAATATTGCATTTATTTTCCTCATACAAACTCCCCCTTTATGGAAAAAGAACAGGCCAGCTCAGCCTGTTCTCATTTTACCTTATTTTAGAAAAGCGTTATAGTACCGCGTCATGGCAACCGCGAAGTCACCACGTGTATTTTTTACAGATGGGTTGAAGCTCGCTGTTACCTTTGGTTTCAAATCATATGGACCCTGCGTGACAGCGAATTTTGTATTGAGGATATTCAGGTCGAGAGCCACCTGGACATAGCCTTTCAGATGTTCAGGAACTTCTGGTGCATCTGAAATCGCGATTCTTTCGCCATTATACTGGACCGTCAGCTGACCTTCGAATTCCTCTGCCTCTTTTTGCAGACCTAGTGATTGAACCAATGAATAGGCCAATTCTGCGCGGGTCACGCCATCCTTCGGAGAGAATTTACCGTTAGCTCTTGGCAGGATGACACCCTTCTGAATATGCTGTTGGTCGCGGAAGGAAGCTCCTTTTGCAGTTGCTGCCTCAACGAATGGAAGGTCAGAGCTTGAAACATCTGAGAAACTTTGCGATGCAGGCAATGATTGCTTGATTTCAGCGCCCATCACCAGGTATTTTGCTAGCTCTGCTCTTGTTAAAAGTGCATCCGGCTTGAAGGCTCCGTTGGAGAAGCCGTCAAATAATCGTTCACTCACACCCATTTTAATCGCATCTGCTGCCGGGTGGCCGGCAATGTCGTTCAACCCGGAGAAACCACTTACCTTGGTGAAGGCCATTTCCCCTTTTACTGTTTCCGGCAAAGCCACGCCCAGCGGATTGGTATCAGCGCCGCGAAGCCCGCGGATTTCAGCCTTCCATGCTCCCGGTGCCGGAGAGGTCACCGATACGGTGCGATCATAATAAAGCGGGAACAGCAGGCTGACGCCAGAGCTGTACTCTGTGCCATCCGGAGCGATCAGCACAAGGCTTATTGGATTTCCGGTCTGTTCGATTAGCCCCGCGCCGTCCACTTTTGCCACAAGGCTGGACATCCCTTCTTCGACTGTGAATGTGTATTGATTATCAGAAATGAATGTCAGCGGGTTGTAGTCAACCGAAAATTCCTTGCGTTCTGTTGATGATTCAACATTGCTGTAGAATGTCTGGGTCGAATTCAGCGTAGATTCATAAGCCGTGTCATTGAATACTTTATCAATAGCAGCATAGGCATTCACATAGCCAGCGCCCACTTCCCATGTTTCATAGCCTGGCATATTCGTAGCTGTCTGTTCAAGAATCGACTTGATTTCAGCCGGCGACAACAGCGGGTTTGCCTCAAGCATTAACGCTACGATTCCTGCCACATGCGGAGTTGCCATCGATGTACCGCTCATCGTTGTATAGTATGGCAGGTACGCCGTTTCGATTGTTTGCGCATCCTGGTCGGCAGACAGGCTTGATACTGGTGCAAGTACCCGAGTTGAAACGATATCTACACCTGGAGCCGTAACGGTCGGTTCATCCTTCCACGTCCATTCTTTTCCATCCATTGTAAAAGTACCGCCTACACCCTTCGTGCCTCTTGATGAGAAATCTGCCAGCGTTCCATCCTTGACTCCAGCAGCGACTGAAATGACCCATGGAGCTTTTGCGTAAGGGTTATGCGTGTTTTCCCCAGGACCTTCATTCCCTGCTGCAAAAAGAACGGTAATTCCGCGGTCGTGCGCTTTTTTGCTGGCAATATTGATTGGGTCGTTCGGGTCAAAGTCTCCTGAAGAACCCCATGAGTTCGTGATGACGCGGATATTGTACTGTGACTGATGTGTAATCGCATAGTCAAAACCGCCGATGCCATCAAGGACGAACAATGCCGCTCCTGAACCGTAGCCAATCAAATCTGCACCCGGGGCAGCTCCTTCATATTTGCCGCCTGACATTGCGCCAGTCCCGCCGACTGTGCCGGCTACATGCGTGCCATGGCCTGAATTTGTATCTGTGTTCGGTACGTTTTCCTGGTAAGTGATTGGCAGCAAGCCTGGTGCAAGTGCATTCAGGTTGGTGGAACCCATGACATTCTGGACAAGGTTTTTGCCAAGTTCATGGTCCTTATGTGTACCGTCAACGCCACTATCATTGACGACGACACCGACTCCTTTTCCTGAAACAGGCAGGCCGCCGTTCGCTTTACGGAAACTGTCATCTGTCCTTGCTTTATCGACGCCAGTGATGGCGGTGGCATCCGCATTGAAGTAAGTAAGTTTTCTGTTCATGTAGATCGATTGGACTTCCGGATTGGCCGCAAGCTTTTCGATTTGCGCCTTTGTCGCGA
This portion of the Mesobacillus sp. S13 genome encodes:
- a CDS encoding helix-turn-helix domain-containing protein, producing the protein MKYSPKDIQLIKDQVGSQSLTSIARKLNRSITALEVKITRMGLSHTKSCTGMLTAGELAKTLKVDRNTVMQWIHNHELGYHQRITRNKKRFTFINIDEFWIWAEKNRHKINFSKLEPDELPPEPGWVTKERTIARQTTNYKAWTTHEEKQVLEWYCCGKTLSEISEMVGRTRESIRKKIKRLTE
- a CDS encoding GNAT family N-acetyltransferase, which translates into the protein MNDFNISFNPPRPSEYIDLRLEAGMSGKSQEAARIGLKNSLFAVTVYDESTIVAMGRIIGDGGSFFQVVDIAVKPSYQGKGLGKLVMGELMEYLDKHTYDGSFVSLIADAPANKLYEQFGFDYTYPNSHGMYRKY
- a CDS encoding HAD family hydrolase, which translates into the protein MRKINAIFFDLDGTLLDRDASLKNFINDQYDRFKSELHLIDKRHYMNRFIELDARGYVWKDKVYSQLLQELNITALTWEELLEDYITNFKHSCTGFQNLHEVLGKLKQSDIKLGIISNGKTHFQMDNIKALGIEDYFDTILVSEEVELRKPDSRIFQMGMKNLAVSAPHSIFVGDHPENDVAASKMAGMIGIWKRDDYWHSAAADFIIEELEELFAIIEIGAEEHE
- a CDS encoding S8 family serine peptidase codes for the protein MKRFMYLLFALLLIFPVFAAPQGKASSLAVIDPLVSKALDTASSLEVIVTFKGNSAPTSSQLSLLKTLGIETGISMKSLPIAGVIATKAQIEKLAANPEVQSIYMNRKLTYFNADATAITGVDKARTDDSFRKANGGLPVSGKGVGVVVNDSGVDGTHKDHELGKNLVQNVMGSTNLNALAPGLLPITYQENVPNTDTNSGHGTHVAGTVGGTGAMSGGKYEGAAPGADLIGYGSGAALFVLDGIGGFDYAITHQSQYNIRVITNSWGSSGDFDPNDPINIASKKAHDRGITVLFAAGNEGPGENTHNPYAKAPWVISVAAGVKDGTLADFSSRGTKGVGGTFTMDGKEWTWKDEPTVTAPGVDIVSTRVLAPVSSLSADQDAQTIETAYLPYYTTMSGTSMATPHVAGIVALMLEANPLLSPAEIKSILEQTATNMPGYETWEVGAGYVNAYAAIDKVFNDTAYESTLNSTQTFYSNVESSTERKEFSVDYNPLTFISDNQYTFTVEEGMSSLVAKVDGAGLIEQTGNPISLVLIAPDGTEYSSGVSLLFPLYYDRTVSVTSPAPGAWKAEIRGLRGADTNPLGVALPETVKGEMAFTKVSGFSGLNDIAGHPAADAIKMGVSERLFDGFSNGAFKPDALLTRAELAKYLVMGAEIKQSLPASQSFSDVSSSDLPFVEAATAKGASFRDQQHIQKGVILPRANGKFSPKDGVTRAELAYSLVQSLGLQKEAEEFEGQLTVQYNGERIAISDAPEVPEHLKGYVQVALDLNILNTKFAVTQGPYDLKPKVTASFNPSVKNTRGDFAVAMTRYYNAFLK